A DNA window from Paraclostridium bifermentans contains the following coding sequences:
- the fapR gene encoding transcription factor FapR: MKKKSKAQRQEELVGMLKDDPFYTDEELASIFDVSIQTIRLDRLALNIPELRERVKQIAETETSKVKTLGIKEITGEIIDLSVGQLGISMLDITEDMIYSKTGTLKDEYIFSMANSLAMAILDAPKVIMRFANIKTLKHIQQKDRLIAKAEIYKNIDKKHYVKVVVNNKAQEQIFRGKFIFEELV; encoded by the coding sequence ATGAAAAAGAAGAGCAAAGCACAAAGACAAGAAGAACTTGTTGGAATGCTAAAAGACGATCCTTTTTATACAGATGAAGAATTAGCAAGCATCTTTGATGTAAGTATACAAACCATAAGACTTGATAGACTTGCATTAAATATCCCGGAACTTAGGGAGAGAGTTAAGCAAATAGCTGAAACTGAAACATCTAAAGTTAAAACTTTAGGTATAAAAGAGATAACAGGAGAGATAATTGACTTATCTGTAGGTCAATTAGGCATATCCATGTTGGATATTACCGAAGATATGATCTACTCCAAAACTGGAACTCTTAAGGATGAATATATATTTTCAATGGCTAATTCATTAGCTATGGCGATTTTAGATGCGCCTAAGGTAATAATGAGATTTGCTAATATAAAAACGCTAAAACATATACAACAAAAAGATAGGCTTATAGCGAAAGCTGAGATTTATAAAAACATAGATAAAAAACATTATGTAAAAGTTGTTGTTAACAATAAAGCGCAAGAGCAAATTTTCAGAGGAAAATTTATATTTGAAGAGTTAGTTTAG
- the rpmF gene encoding 50S ribosomal protein L32 produces the protein MAVPKRKTSKSNTKMRRAANSKMVATGFVSCPQCHEPKLPHRVCPDCGYYKGKEVVSK, from the coding sequence ATGGCAGTACCAAAGCGTAAAACATCTAAATCAAATACAAAAATGAGAAGAGCAGCTAACTCAAAGATGGTAGCAACTGGATTCGTAAGTTGCCCACAATGTCATGAGCCAAAGTTACCACATAGAGTATGTCCAGATTGTGGATATTATAAAGGTAAAGAAGTTGTTTCTAAGTAA
- a CDS encoding YceD family protein encodes MKISLDKIIRKETDNLHLNFCEKIDSINYCDNTYKLTSPLNLNGTISKTNKGLFLDCNVEFNIVDNCARCLSEVEVKLSYPIQGFLVKQEVDENEVEEFDVYTYKNDEVDFRDLIEQTLDFNLPQRVLCDEDCKGLCPTCGTNLNKKVCSCDETANDEEIIDPRFAKLKEMFKND; translated from the coding sequence ATGAAGATTAGTTTAGATAAGATTATAAGAAAAGAAACTGATAATTTACACTTGAATTTTTGCGAAAAAATTGATAGTATTAATTATTGTGATAATACTTATAAATTAACTTCTCCACTTAATTTAAACGGAACAATAAGTAAAACTAATAAGGGTTTATTTTTAGATTGCAATGTTGAATTTAATATAGTTGATAATTGCGCTAGATGTTTAAGTGAAGTAGAAGTAAAATTAAGTTATCCTATTCAAGGATTTTTAGTTAAACAAGAAGTGGATGAAAATGAAGTAGAAGAGTTTGATGTTTATACTTATAAAAACGATGAAGTTGATTTCAGAGATTTAATAGAACAAACATTAGATTTTAATCTGCCTCAAAGAGTTCTTTGTGATGAAGATTGTAAAGGCCTATGCCCTACTTGTGGGACAAACTTAAATAAAAAAGTTTGTTCTTGTGATGAAACTGCGAACGACGAGGAGATAATAGATCCCCGTTTTGCTAAATTAAAAGAAATGTTTAAAAATGACTAA
- a CDS encoding acetate/propionate family kinase produces MKVLVLNCGSSSLKYQLIDMSNEEVLCIGLVERIGIEGSILKQEKDGVEGKLVVEQPMKNHQDAIKLVLEGVVDPKFGGVKDISEVEAVGHRVVHGGEKFASSVKINDEVMKALEECVELAPLHNPANIMGIEACEAILPGVPMVGVFDTAFHQTMPKKSYLYGLPHELYTKYGVRRYGFHGTSHKYVSQRAAEMLGKNVEDLKIITCHLGNGASVAAVDGGKCVDTSMGFTPLEGLIMGTRCGDIDAAILPFLMEKEGLDAKGLSDLMNKQSGVYGMTGISSDFRDIEGAAAKGDEKAQVALDAYVQRVQKYIGAYVAEMNGVDAVVFTAGVGENGIEIRESIASNMEFLGMNLDKEANKVRGKETVISTADSKVKILLVPTNEELMIARDTVALVK; encoded by the coding sequence ATGAAAGTATTAGTATTAAACTGTGGTAGTTCTTCATTAAAATATCAATTAATAGATATGTCAAATGAAGAAGTTTTATGTATAGGATTAGTTGAGAGAATAGGAATCGAAGGTTCTATATTAAAGCAAGAAAAAGATGGAGTAGAAGGTAAGCTTGTAGTAGAGCAACCAATGAAAAATCACCAAGATGCTATAAAATTAGTATTAGAAGGTGTAGTTGATCCTAAATTCGGTGGAGTTAAGGATATAAGCGAAGTTGAAGCTGTAGGACACAGAGTTGTACACGGTGGAGAGAAATTTGCTAGTTCAGTTAAGATAAATGATGAAGTTATGAAAGCATTAGAAGAGTGTGTTGAATTAGCACCACTTCACAACCCAGCTAACATAATGGGAATAGAAGCTTGTGAAGCTATACTTCCAGGAGTACCAATGGTTGGAGTATTCGATACTGCATTCCATCAAACTATGCCTAAGAAGTCATACTTATATGGATTACCTCATGAATTATACACTAAGTATGGAGTAAGAAGATACGGATTCCACGGAACTTCTCACAAGTATGTATCTCAAAGAGCTGCAGAAATGTTAGGAAAGAACGTAGAAGACTTAAAAATAATAACTTGTCACTTAGGAAACGGAGCTTCTGTAGCTGCTGTTGATGGTGGTAAATGTGTAGATACTTCAATGGGATTCACTCCATTAGAAGGATTAATAATGGGAACTAGATGTGGAGATATAGATGCTGCTATACTACCATTCTTAATGGAAAAAGAAGGATTAGACGCTAAAGGATTATCTGACTTAATGAACAAACAATCTGGGGTATACGGAATGACTGGTATATCAAGTGACTTCAGAGATATAGAAGGAGCTGCTGCAAAGGGAGATGAAAAAGCTCAAGTTGCATTAGATGCTTATGTTCAAAGAGTTCAAAAATACATAGGAGCTTACGTTGCAGAAATGAACGGTGTAGATGCTGTAGTATTTACTGCTGGTGTTGGTGAAAATGGTATAGAGATAAGAGAATCTATAGCTTCTAACATGGAATTCTTAGGAATGAACTTAGATAAAGAAGCTAACAAAGTTAGAGGAAAAGAAACAGTAATATCTACTGCAGATTCAAAAGTTAAGATATTATTAGTTCCAACTAACGAAGAGTTAATGATAGCAAGAGATACTGTTGCATTAGTAAAATAA
- a CDS encoding nucleotidyltransferase, whose translation MNILGLIVEYNPFHNGHLYHLNESLEKTNATHSIAVMSGNFLQRGEPALFDKYKRAEIAVSNGVDLVVELPTLFACQSAEFFAHGAITLLNSLNCIDSICFGSEEGNIDLLTEISKVLVSEPEDFKLLLKKNLDEGILFATARSKALCDYLITNNIIDNVDNQNLNTILNSSNNILGIEYIKSLLRHESDIKPFTITRVQASYNSEDISSEICSATAIRKSLKDSKNINDIYSVVPEKTFNLISDSINTGFNPMFDEVYFDTIRELVVRDFDILSSYFDVNEGIENKIYKSIFTCNNLYELQQSVKSKRYTLTKIKRILNNILLGISKKDMELVKGINEMPYVRILAFNDKGREIIKQIKLNSDIKIINKFSDINFAENETFKTLIKYDIKATNMYNIPYYKNNKSLLKGPMDYYISPKYIK comes from the coding sequence ATGAACATTTTAGGTCTTATAGTCGAGTATAATCCATTTCATAATGGTCACTTATATCATTTAAACGAATCTTTAGAAAAAACAAATGCTACTCATAGTATAGCGGTGATGAGCGGTAATTTTTTACAAAGAGGAGAACCTGCTCTATTTGATAAATATAAAAGAGCTGAAATTGCAGTTTCAAACGGAGTAGATTTAGTTGTAGAGCTTCCTACTCTTTTCGCGTGCCAAAGTGCAGAGTTCTTTGCTCATGGTGCTATAACTCTACTAAACTCATTAAATTGTATAGATTCTATATGTTTTGGTAGTGAAGAAGGTAATATAGATTTACTAACTGAGATATCAAAAGTACTAGTTTCTGAACCTGAGGATTTTAAGTTACTTTTAAAGAAAAACCTAGATGAAGGAATTTTATTTGCTACAGCGAGAAGCAAAGCTTTGTGTGATTATTTGATTACAAATAATATTATAGATAATGTAGATAATCAAAATTTAAATACAATATTAAATTCTTCTAATAATATCCTAGGAATAGAATACATAAAAAGTTTATTGAGACATGAAAGCGACATAAAGCCTTTTACAATAACTAGAGTACAGGCATCTTATAACTCTGAAGATATTAGTAGTGAAATTTGTTCTGCTACTGCAATTAGAAAATCACTTAAAGATTCAAAAAACATAAATGACATATACTCAGTTGTTCCCGAAAAAACTTTTAATCTAATATCTGATTCTATAAATACAGGATTTAATCCTATGTTTGATGAAGTTTATTTTGATACTATAAGAGAATTAGTTGTACGAGATTTTGATATATTAAGCAGCTATTTCGATGTTAATGAAGGTATAGAAAATAAAATATACAAATCAATTTTCACATGTAATAACTTATACGAACTTCAACAAAGTGTTAAATCAAAAAGATACACATTAACTAAAATAAAAAGAATATTGAATAATATATTACTTGGAATATCAAAGAAAGATATGGAGTTAGTAAAAGGTATAAACGAAATGCCTTATGTTAGGATTTTAGCCTTTAACGATAAAGGTAGAGAGATAATAAAACAGATAAAGTTAAACTCTGATATAAAAATTATAAATAAATTTTCAGATATAAATTTTGCTGAAAATGAAACTTTCAAAACACTAATCAAATATGATATAAAAGCTACAAATATGTATAATATTCCTTATTATAAAAATAATAAATCTTTACTTAAAGGCCCTATGGATTATTATATATCACCTAAATACATAAAGTAA
- a CDS encoding nucleoside recognition domain-containing protein, whose translation MKKIKFLKFLTPSLIVMLLIIGIILFPKDSILAAKNGFSIWVNTLIPSLLPFIIAANLIVRLKFVDVLGLIINPVTKKLFNVSGKSSLVFAISTVSGYPVGAKLASELRQNNEISKFEAQRLVSFCSTSGPLFIVGAVSIGMFNNPSLGYLMLLCHYLGSLTVGILFKNYGKESVKKDNFNFKFEVKKIMEFRKKENKGFFVLFGDAVFSGVNTILMVGGFVIVFSVVFKVLSIFKFINLISYIIYIPLSIFGFSLDLCSSFISGLFEITIGCNQISSVSNIPEIIRASLCSFIIAFSGLSILAQCCSFLAQTDINTGTYIISKFLHGVFAAVFTFAFYPLINSSNLFIKLSTTSNIFYTSSIWSLYINNYHIILPLLIIIYFISSFIIFKKIKNS comes from the coding sequence TTGAAGAAAATAAAATTTTTAAAGTTTTTAACTCCATCTTTAATCGTTATGCTACTTATAATAGGTATAATTTTATTTCCTAAAGATTCTATTTTAGCAGCTAAAAATGGATTTTCAATATGGGTAAACACCTTAATACCATCCTTGTTGCCATTTATAATAGCTGCTAATTTAATAGTTAGACTTAAATTTGTAGATGTTTTAGGATTAATAATCAATCCAGTTACAAAAAAACTTTTTAATGTTTCTGGTAAAAGTTCTTTAGTTTTCGCTATATCTACAGTATCAGGATATCCAGTTGGAGCAAAGCTTGCTTCTGAACTTAGACAAAACAATGAAATTTCTAAATTTGAAGCTCAAAGGCTAGTTTCCTTTTGCTCTACCTCTGGCCCACTTTTTATAGTCGGTGCAGTTTCCATCGGAATGTTTAATAACCCTTCATTAGGATATTTAATGTTACTTTGCCATTACTTAGGATCTTTAACTGTTGGAATTTTATTTAAAAATTATGGCAAGGAAAGCGTAAAGAAGGATAACTTTAATTTTAAATTTGAAGTAAAAAAAATTATGGAATTTAGAAAAAAAGAAAATAAAGGATTTTTTGTTTTATTTGGAGATGCTGTTTTTAGTGGGGTAAATACAATACTTATGGTTGGCGGATTCGTTATAGTATTTTCAGTTGTATTTAAAGTTTTATCTATATTTAAGTTTATAAATTTAATTTCTTACATAATTTACATTCCATTATCTATATTTGGATTTTCTCTTGATTTATGTTCTTCTTTTATAAGCGGTTTATTTGAAATAACGATTGGATGTAATCAAATATCTAGCGTATCTAATATACCTGAAATAATACGAGCTTCATTATGTAGCTTCATAATAGCATTTAGTGGTCTTTCTATATTAGCTCAATGTTGTAGTTTTTTAGCTCAAACAGATATAAATACAGGTACATATATAATTTCTAAATTTTTACACGGAGTATTTGCAGCCGTTTTCACTTTTGCATTTTATCCATTAATAAATTCTAGTAATTTATTTATAAAACTATCTACTACATCTAATATATTTTATACTAGCTCAATTTGGAGCTTATACATAAATAACTATCATATAATTTTGCCTTTATTAATAATTATTTACTTTATATCCTCTTTTATTATTTTTAAAAAAATAAAAAATAGCTGA
- the coaD gene encoding pantetheine-phosphate adenylyltransferase encodes MENTVRKAIFAGSFDPITNGHLDIIERASKLFDELQIGVLYNPNKKGLFTFEERVKLIKECTNHISNIKIVSFDGLLVNYCEKNGIQTLVRGIRNGADVEYELQMAHMNKELNPNIETVILPTTTKYSYISSSLIKEVLNFDANIENLVPKVILEELKRKTNRGK; translated from the coding sequence ATGGAAAATACAGTTAGAAAAGCTATATTTGCAGGAAGCTTTGACCCTATAACAAATGGGCACTTAGACATAATAGAAAGAGCTTCTAAATTATTCGATGAACTACAAATAGGGGTACTTTATAATCCGAATAAAAAGGGACTATTTACATTTGAAGAAAGAGTTAAGTTAATAAAAGAATGCACAAACCATATTTCTAATATAAAAATAGTTAGTTTTGATGGGCTTTTAGTCAACTATTGTGAAAAAAATGGTATCCAGACTCTAGTAAGAGGTATAAGAAATGGAGCGGATGTAGAGTATGAACTTCAAATGGCTCATATGAATAAAGAATTAAATCCAAATATAGAGACTGTAATATTACCTACGACTACTAAGTATTCATACATAAGTTCATCTCTTATAAAAGAAGTGTTAAATTTTGATGCAAATATAGAGAATTTAGTGCCTAAGGTGATTTTAGAAGAATTAAAAAGAAAAACTAATAGGGGGAAATAA
- the rsmD gene encoding 16S rRNA (guanine(966)-N(2))-methyltransferase RsmD, whose amino-acid sequence MRVISGKARGLKLNTPKSEDVRPTTDRVKESLFNIINPYIMDGDILDLFAGTGSLGIECLSRGANKCVFVDLNRSSIDIVKSNIKKARVEENSEVMNVDFKSAIERVKNNSYKFDVIFMDPPYYKDMFQDALERIDKSNILKEDGIIVVEHDTKQEFPENVGNLVKNRNKKYGNTTLTFYSMED is encoded by the coding sequence TTGAGAGTAATTTCAGGAAAAGCCAGAGGACTAAAATTAAATACACCTAAAAGTGAAGATGTTAGACCAACTACTGATAGAGTTAAAGAATCTTTATTTAATATAATTAACCCATACATAATGGATGGAGATATTTTAGATTTATTTGCAGGTACAGGGTCTCTAGGTATAGAGTGTTTATCAAGAGGTGCTAACAAATGTGTATTTGTAGATTTAAATAGAAGTAGTATTGATATAGTAAAAAGTAATATAAAAAAAGCTAGGGTAGAAGAAAACAGTGAAGTTATGAATGTTGATTTTAAGTCGGCAATTGAAAGAGTTAAAAATAATTCGTACAAGTTTGATGTTATATTTATGGACCCTCCATATTACAAAGATATGTTCCAAGATGCATTAGAGAGAATTGATAAGTCAAACATACTAAAAGAAGATGGTATTATAGTTGTTGAACATGATACAAAACAAGAATTTCCAGAGAATGTTGGGAACCTAGTTAAGAACAGAAATAAAAAATATGGAAACACTACGCTTACATTCTATAGTATGGAGGATTAA
- the recG gene encoding ATP-dependent DNA helicase RecG — protein sequence MNNLNKEIKYVKGIGPKRANKLSKLGIFTVSDLLFYFPRQYEDRNNLRKIFELKDEEKVTIRAIVSSIETSNVRKGLVITKVGVRDETGFARLVFFNQEYISSTLKKGDTVFVFGKVKKTSYGIEMSSCEVEQMSNNPKNTCGIMPIYPLTYGLTNKELINIVKTVFSNEQIYIKEYLPNKIIQKYKLCSIDFAVKNIHSPTNKESLKVALYRLVFEEFLMLQLGLFLFKNGVTEKSGVKFEKEQNLVKILNSLPFKLTNAQNRALNEIIDDMNCGKVMNRLVQGDVGSGKTVVALLALANCVLNGYQGALMAPTEILAEQHFISLNETLSPFGINVGLLVGSLTKKQKENVLQRVKDNEIDILIGTHALIEDKVEFNNLGIVITDEQHRFGVRQRNKLSEKGYNPDILVMTATPIPRTLALILYGDLDISIIDELPPGRQPIETLAVYKDKREKAYNSLVRSEVQKGRQVYIVCPLVEESEAIEARAAVDLVEELKSEFFSDLRLGLLHGKMKPSEKDETMKKFKNKELDILVSTTVIEVGVNVPNATLMIIENAERFGLAQLHQLRGRVGRGSHKSYCILIYSSKSEVCSQRMSIMEETTDGFKISEKDLEIRGPGEFFGTRQHGLPELKVANIFKHMKILKIAQQEARYIISEDPKLNNYENEKIKKEILKKFENRLEEISLN from the coding sequence ATGAATAATTTAAATAAAGAAATTAAATATGTAAAAGGAATTGGTCCAAAACGTGCTAATAAATTAAGTAAATTAGGTATATTTACTGTATCTGACTTGCTTTTTTATTTTCCAAGACAATATGAAGATAGAAATAATCTAAGAAAAATATTCGAACTGAAAGATGAAGAAAAAGTAACTATAAGAGCTATTGTAAGTAGTATAGAGACGTCTAATGTTAGAAAGGGCCTAGTGATAACTAAGGTAGGCGTAAGGGATGAAACGGGGTTCGCTAGATTAGTATTTTTTAACCAAGAGTATATAAGTTCTACTTTGAAAAAAGGAGATACTGTGTTTGTATTTGGAAAGGTTAAGAAAACTTCTTATGGAATTGAGATGAGTTCTTGTGAAGTTGAACAAATGAGCAACAACCCTAAAAATACATGTGGAATAATGCCTATATACCCACTGACCTATGGATTAACAAATAAAGAGCTTATAAACATAGTAAAAACTGTTTTTAGTAATGAGCAAATTTATATTAAGGAATATCTTCCAAATAAAATTATACAAAAGTATAAACTTTGTAGTATTGATTTTGCAGTTAAAAATATACATTCGCCGACTAATAAAGAAAGTTTAAAAGTAGCACTATACAGATTAGTCTTTGAAGAGTTTTTAATGCTTCAGCTAGGGCTATTCCTATTCAAAAATGGTGTTACTGAAAAATCTGGTGTTAAGTTCGAAAAAGAGCAAAATCTTGTTAAAATATTAAACTCTTTACCATTTAAACTTACAAACGCACAAAATCGAGCTTTAAATGAAATTATTGATGACATGAACTGTGGAAAAGTAATGAATAGATTGGTTCAAGGAGATGTAGGAAGTGGTAAAACAGTAGTAGCACTTTTAGCCTTGGCAAATTGTGTTTTAAATGGCTATCAAGGGGCTTTAATGGCGCCTACTGAGATATTAGCAGAACAACACTTTATATCTTTAAATGAAACGCTATCACCGTTTGGAATTAATGTAGGATTGCTTGTAGGTAGTTTAACGAAAAAACAAAAAGAGAATGTATTACAAAGAGTAAAAGACAATGAAATTGATATTTTAATTGGAACTCATGCGCTTATAGAAGATAAGGTGGAGTTTAACAACTTAGGCATAGTAATAACCGACGAACAACATAGATTTGGAGTTAGACAAAGAAATAAACTTTCAGAAAAGGGATATAATCCTGATATTTTGGTTATGACAGCTACTCCAATCCCTAGAACTTTAGCTTTAATTTTGTATGGAGATTTAGATATATCTATAATTGATGAACTTCCGCCAGGAAGACAACCTATTGAAACTTTAGCTGTTTATAAGGATAAGAGGGAAAAAGCGTATAATAGTTTAGTAAGGTCTGAAGTTCAAAAGGGTAGACAAGTTTATATAGTATGCCCTTTGGTAGAAGAAAGTGAAGCTATAGAGGCTAGGGCTGCTGTAGATTTAGTAGAGGAGCTAAAGAGTGAATTTTTTAGTGACTTGAGATTAGGTCTTTTGCATGGTAAAATGAAACCTAGTGAAAAAGATGAAACAATGAAAAAATTTAAGAACAAAGAATTAGATATACTAGTATCGACAACTGTTATTGAAGTTGGAGTAAATGTACCTAATGCAACCCTTATGATAATTGAAAATGCAGAACGATTTGGATTAGCTCAACTACATCAGTTAAGAGGTAGGGTTGGTAGAGGAAGTCATAAGTCTTATTGTATATTGATTTATTCATCAAAATCAGAAGTGTGCTCTCAAAGAATGTCCATCATGGAAGAAACAACAGATGGATTTAAAATCTCAGAAAAAGACCTTGAGATTAGGGGCCCAGGTGAATTTTTTGGAACAAGACAACATGGGTTGCCAGAGCTAAAGGTGGCTAATATATTTAAGCATATGAAGATATTGAAAATAGCTCAACAAGAGGCTAGATATATAATAAGTGAAGATCCAAAACTTAATAATTATGAAAATGAAAAAATAAAAAAAGAAATATTGAAGAAATTTGAAAATAGATTGGAAGAAATATCATTAAATTAG
- a CDS encoding DAK2 domain-containing protein, translated as MIQYIDGKNLRDMFVSGANNLQNSKDYVDKLNVFPVPDGDTGTNMSLTISYAMKELSKVSEDDITNIGKSLAKGSLMGARGNSGVILSQIIRGFTKSIEGKEKLSSMDLAQAFKNGSDTAYKAVIKPIEGTILTVVRESGEYAIKAAKKEQDILKFLELVIKEANESLERTPDLLKNLKDAGVVDSGGKGLVLIYEGMYEALKGNVIAANGPGSSSSSSVEAMQGEINTDDIKFAYCTEFILESNKVTYDKIRDIMLDYGDSLAVVGDEGLIKVHVHTNEPGSVLQEALKYGQLVTIKIENMKVQHENILVENQTAVSEEPAKEYGFIATSMGSGLADIFKDFGVDYIIEGGQTMNPSTEDFMKAIESINAENIIILPNNSNIIMAANQAKALSDKNIIVIPSKNVPQGFTSLVSFNADASVEENEATMVEALSMVKSGQVTYAVRDTVMNDIEVKEGNFIGIGEGKLLSAGEKKEDITLGLIEKLVDEDSAIITLFYGEEVTEEEANEFKSILEEKYEDIDIELYYGGQPIYYYLISVE; from the coding sequence ATGATTCAATATATTGATGGGAAAAATTTAAGAGACATGTTTGTCTCTGGTGCAAATAATCTTCAAAATAGTAAAGATTATGTAGATAAACTGAACGTGTTCCCAGTTCCCGATGGAGACACAGGTACAAATATGTCTCTTACGATATCTTATGCTATGAAAGAATTATCAAAAGTTAGTGAAGATGATATAACTAATATAGGTAAATCTTTAGCAAAAGGATCTTTAATGGGAGCTAGAGGTAACTCAGGTGTTATATTATCTCAAATAATAAGAGGTTTCACAAAATCTATAGAAGGCAAAGAAAAACTAAGTTCTATGGATTTAGCTCAAGCATTTAAAAATGGATCAGACACAGCTTATAAGGCTGTTATAAAACCAATAGAAGGAACTATATTAACTGTAGTTAGAGAAAGTGGAGAGTATGCTATAAAAGCTGCTAAGAAAGAGCAAGATATACTGAAATTTTTAGAATTGGTTATAAAAGAAGCTAATGAGTCTTTAGAAAGAACTCCAGATTTACTTAAAAACTTAAAAGATGCTGGAGTTGTGGATTCAGGTGGTAAAGGACTAGTACTTATATATGAAGGTATGTATGAAGCATTAAAAGGCAATGTGATTGCTGCTAATGGGCCAGGATCATCAAGTTCTTCTTCAGTGGAAGCTATGCAAGGTGAGATAAACACTGATGATATAAAATTTGCTTATTGTACAGAATTTATATTAGAAAGCAACAAAGTAACTTATGATAAAATAAGAGATATAATGTTAGATTATGGAGACAGTTTAGCAGTAGTTGGAGATGAAGGATTAATAAAAGTTCATGTTCATACTAATGAACCTGGATCAGTACTTCAAGAGGCTTTAAAATATGGACAATTAGTTACTATAAAAATAGAGAATATGAAAGTTCAGCATGAAAATATTTTAGTTGAAAATCAAACAGCAGTATCAGAAGAACCTGCTAAGGAATATGGATTTATAGCTACATCAATGGGTAGTGGATTAGCAGATATATTTAAAGACTTTGGAGTTGACTACATAATAGAAGGTGGGCAAACAATGAATCCTAGTACAGAGGATTTCATGAAAGCTATAGAGTCTATAAATGCAGAAAATATTATAATACTACCAAACAATAGTAATATAATAATGGCTGCAAACCAAGCTAAAGCATTAAGTGACAAAAACATAATAGTTATACCAAGTAAAAACGTACCACAAGGATTTACTTCTCTTGTAAGTTTTAATGCTGATGCAAGTGTAGAAGAAAATGAAGCTACAATGGTAGAAGCTTTATCAATGGTAAAATCAGGGCAAGTTACTTATGCAGTTAGAGATACTGTTATGAATGATATAGAAGTAAAAGAAGGAAACTTCATAGGAATAGGTGAAGGAAAGCTATTATCGGCAGGAGAAAAGAAAGAAGATATAACTTTAGGATTAATAGAAAAATTAGTAGACGAAGACAGCGCAATTATAACTTTATTCTATGGAGAAGAAGTAACTGAAGAAGAAGCTAACGAGTTTAAATCGATATTAGAAGAAAAATACGAAGATATAGATATAGAACTTTATTATGGCGGTCAGCCAATATACTATTATTTAATATCTGTTGAATAA
- a CDS encoding Asp23/Gls24 family envelope stress response protein — translation MSAKINNEFGTIEIDKHVIAQIVYQSAMESYGLVGLAYKTKGIVELLKGENATKGVSVQELEDGTIAIELYVIMQYGTNISTVANNIIDKVKYTIEKITALKVSKIDVNVQGIRVK, via the coding sequence ATGAGCGCTAAAATAAACAACGAATTTGGAACAATAGAAATAGACAAGCATGTTATAGCACAAATAGTATATCAATCTGCGATGGAAAGTTATGGATTAGTAGGACTGGCATATAAGACAAAAGGCATAGTTGAATTATTAAAAGGAGAAAATGCTACTAAAGGTGTTAGCGTACAAGAACTAGAAGATGGAACTATAGCTATAGAACTTTACGTAATAATGCAATATGGAACAAACATATCAACTGTTGCAAATAACATAATAGATAAAGTAAAATATACAATTGAGAAAATAACTGCGTTAAAAGTAAGTAAAATAGATGTTAATGTTCAAGGTATACGAGTTAAGTAA
- the rpmB gene encoding 50S ribosomal protein L28, with amino-acid sequence MAKVCNVCGKGKVSGNQVSHSNKHSRRTWSANLRNVRAIIDGTPKRIKVCTRCLRSGKVERA; translated from the coding sequence ATGGCAAAGGTATGTAACGTATGTGGTAAAGGTAAAGTTTCAGGAAACCAAGTGAGCCACTCAAATAAACATAGCAGAAGAACTTGGTCTGCTAACTTAAGAAACGTTAGAGCGATAATAGATGGTACTCCAAAGAGAATAAAAGTTTGTACTAGATGTTTACGTTCTGGAAAAGTTGAAAGAGCTTAG